Proteins from a single region of Amycolatopsis sp. CA-230715:
- a CDS encoding MarR family winged helix-turn-helix transcriptional regulator, with protein sequence MNDVAETARKPGPGNAFLLAQVGEYAAHRFAERIADLDLTPPQAGLLRLIAQGPGQSQQAIAGHLGMPPSRLVALVDGLEKRGLVERRRNPDDRRNYALHLTGDGGRFLGRLARAGKAHEDAICGSLDAAERATLFDLLDRIAAEHGLSTTVHQGYRRT encoded by the coding sequence ATGAACGATGTGGCCGAGACGGCGCGGAAACCGGGTCCTGGCAACGCCTTCCTGCTCGCCCAGGTCGGCGAGTACGCCGCGCACCGCTTCGCCGAGCGGATCGCGGACCTGGACCTCACGCCGCCGCAGGCGGGCTTGCTACGCCTGATCGCGCAGGGGCCTGGCCAGAGCCAGCAGGCGATCGCGGGGCACCTGGGCATGCCGCCCAGCAGGCTCGTCGCACTCGTCGACGGGCTCGAGAAGCGAGGGCTCGTCGAACGACGGCGGAATCCCGACGACCGCCGCAACTACGCGCTGCACCTCACCGGCGACGGCGGTCGTTTCCTTGGCCGCCTCGCGCGGGCCGGGAAAGCGCACGAGGACGCGATCTGCGGCAGCCTCGACGCGGCGGAACGCGCGACGCTGTTCGACCTGCTCGACAGGATCGCCGCCGAGCACGGGCTCAGCACGACCGTCCACCAGGGCTATCGCCGCACCTGA
- a CDS encoding DUF4386 domain-containing protein: MTTKQQSVAHAGPPLLVPGLVFAVFTVLTGVLGASGPRPDTPVADVAAYYAGHHTTVVIWAALLFGSAIPLAIWSATAYRRLRQLGVAAPGTAIGLAGGLLASASLAFSGLTLWTMGEVADVHEPGVVHALQTLSFVTGGVGFVVPLALLIAGVCVPSLFVPLLPRPLAWSGLGVAALGVLATVSLLVPALAPLLPVGRFGGGVLWLLAASALLPRDA; encoded by the coding sequence ATGACCACCAAGCAGCAGTCCGTCGCGCACGCGGGCCCGCCGTTGCTGGTTCCCGGCCTGGTCTTCGCCGTGTTCACCGTGCTCACCGGTGTGCTCGGCGCGAGCGGGCCCCGGCCCGACACTCCCGTGGCGGACGTGGCCGCCTACTACGCGGGCCATCACACGACGGTCGTGATCTGGGCGGCGCTGTTGTTCGGTTCCGCGATCCCGCTGGCGATCTGGAGCGCCACTGCCTACCGGCGGCTGCGCCAGCTCGGCGTCGCCGCGCCCGGTACCGCGATCGGCTTGGCCGGCGGGCTGCTCGCCTCGGCGTCGCTGGCGTTTTCGGGGCTGACCCTGTGGACGATGGGCGAGGTCGCCGACGTGCACGAGCCCGGTGTGGTGCACGCGTTGCAGACGTTGTCGTTCGTCACCGGCGGGGTCGGGTTCGTGGTGCCGCTGGCGCTGCTGATCGCCGGTGTCTGCGTGCCGTCGCTGTTCGTGCCGCTGCTGCCCCGCCCGCTGGCGTGGTCCGGCCTCGGCGTCGCCGCGCTCGGCGTACTGGCCACGGTTTCGCTGCTGGTCCCGGCGCTGGCACCGCTGCTGCCGGTCGGCCGGTTCGGCGGCGGGGTGCTCTGGCTGCTCGCCGCGAGCGCGCTGCTCCCGCGCGACGCCTGA
- a CDS encoding quinone oxidoreductase family protein, whose protein sequence is MRAVLIEEFGGPEVLGIAEVAKPVPGPGQVLVRVEAIGVSAGETQMRAGVYPLELPAVFGAEAAGTVDEVGDGVDPALVGTEVVAVTGGTGSYAEFAVVAEGMLTRVPVGLSTTDALASAAPGAVALALLRAAEIRGGETVLVEGGSGKIGGYLVRHAREAGAGRIVATAGAGAERVRELGADLVLDHRDPEWTAGVGEVDVVFEMLGGEVAGKLLDVTAPGGKVLLYGMMSGQPPVLDPSTVLSRGLRLIGCGGPVWARQVLGAHYPEFVALAATGGTHLVEVDEILPLGEAAEAHRRIEAGARRILLRP, encoded by the coding sequence ATGCGAGCGGTACTGATCGAGGAGTTCGGTGGGCCCGAGGTGCTGGGGATCGCCGAGGTCGCGAAACCCGTGCCGGGGCCGGGGCAGGTGCTGGTGCGGGTGGAAGCGATCGGCGTCAGCGCGGGGGAGACGCAGATGCGGGCCGGGGTGTACCCCTTGGAGCTTCCCGCGGTGTTCGGCGCGGAAGCCGCGGGCACGGTGGACGAAGTCGGTGACGGAGTCGATCCAGCCTTGGTGGGCACCGAGGTCGTCGCCGTCACCGGCGGCACCGGTTCCTACGCCGAATTCGCCGTCGTGGCCGAGGGCATGCTCACGCGCGTCCCGGTTGGACTGTCCACAACGGACGCTTTGGCTTCGGCGGCCCCCGGCGCGGTGGCACTGGCGCTCCTGCGGGCCGCGGAGATTCGCGGCGGCGAGACGGTGCTGGTCGAAGGCGGGTCGGGGAAGATCGGCGGGTACCTCGTCCGGCACGCGCGGGAAGCGGGCGCCGGACGGATCGTCGCGACCGCGGGTGCCGGTGCGGAGCGTGTGCGCGAACTCGGCGCGGATCTCGTGCTCGACCACCGCGATCCGGAGTGGACGGCCGGGGTCGGCGAAGTGGACGTGGTGTTCGAGATGCTCGGCGGAGAAGTGGCGGGAAAGTTGCTCGACGTCACGGCTCCGGGCGGGAAAGTGTTGCTGTACGGGATGATGAGCGGGCAACCGCCGGTGCTCGACCCGTCGACGGTGCTCTCGCGCGGTTTGCGGCTCATCGGGTGCGGCGGCCCGGTTTGGGCGCGGCAGGTGCTGGGCGCGCACTACCCCGAGTTCGTCGCGCTGGCCGCCACGGGCGGCACGCACCTCGTGGAAGTCGACGAGATCCTGCCGCTCGGAGAAGCAGCCGAAGCGCACCGCCGGATCGAAGCGGGCGCGAGGCGGATCCTGTTGCGACCCTGA
- a CDS encoding Txe/YoeB family addiction module toxin: protein MKLVWDAFAWDDYLWRQTQDRKVLKRINDLLKDVRRNGNEGIGKPEPLKHGFQGYWSRRITDEHRLVYKIEGDEIRIAACRYHYGK from the coding sequence ATGAAGCTCGTCTGGGACGCGTTCGCCTGGGACGACTACCTCTGGCGGCAAACCCAGGATCGCAAGGTCCTCAAGCGGATCAACGACCTCCTGAAGGACGTCCGGCGCAACGGGAACGAAGGCATCGGCAAGCCCGAGCCGCTGAAACACGGTTTCCAGGGCTACTGGTCCCGTCGGATCACTGACGAGCACCGACTGGTCTACAAGATCGAAGGCGACGAAATTCGCATCGCGGCTTGCCGATACCACTACGGCAAGTAA
- the secA2 gene encoding accessory Sec system translocase SecA2 has translation MAALMSRMGKRLRRIMQRPGSVELSRYEALLPAVEKREPELEKLSDAELTEAAAKLREKSAFGDDELVEVCALGRESARRALGERAFDVQLLGTMGLLTGHVVQMETGEGKTLAGALAAAGYALQGKRVHVVTVNDYLARRDAEWMKPLYDLLGVGVGWVEPAHSRDERREAYGQEVTYGAVSEIGFDVLRDRLVSRAEDLVQRDPEVAIVDEADSVLVDEARVPLVMAGSVDAAFADEEVANVVRRLRLGLHYETDSDGRNAWLTAAGASVVEKALGIDDLYGESADSGSARLAAVNVALHAHALLTRDVDYLVRDGKVQLINASRGRVAELQRWPDGLQAAVEAKEQLPATDRGEILDSITVQALLARYPLVAGMTGTAVAVAEQLREFYKLEVAVIPPNTPNIREDAEDRIFASPSHKLRAIVDEIREVHESGRPILVGTQDVAESEELAEKLAKADLECVVLNARNDAEEAAIIADAGTHGRVTVSTQMAGRGTDIRLGGADGSDRERVTELGGLHVIGTARYPSSRLDGQLRGRSGRQGDPGSAVFFASLNDDLVLSNAPDVPDGIEAEDGTGEITDAAAHRQINHAQRVAEGVHLEIHRNTWRYTRLIEFQRAELLKHRDEVLRTGLAAEKLKEAAPEKYEELVEKTGDDAEQVCREIMLYHLDESWSEHLAFLTDVRESIHLRALARETPIDEFHRTAIPPFREIVPKIEKKSAETLTDAEITEDGIDLAASGVRRPNSTWTYLVHDNPFDSDFESTLRRVRSMMKRKKS, from the coding sequence GTGGCAGCACTGATGAGCCGGATGGGCAAGCGGCTGCGCCGGATCATGCAACGTCCGGGCAGCGTGGAGCTTTCCCGCTACGAAGCTCTGCTGCCCGCGGTCGAAAAGCGTGAACCCGAGCTCGAGAAGCTCTCCGACGCCGAGCTGACCGAAGCGGCCGCGAAGCTGCGCGAGAAGTCCGCCTTCGGCGACGACGAGCTGGTCGAGGTGTGCGCGCTCGGCCGCGAATCCGCGCGGCGCGCCCTCGGCGAACGCGCTTTCGACGTCCAGCTCCTCGGCACGATGGGCCTGCTCACCGGGCACGTGGTGCAGATGGAAACCGGTGAGGGCAAGACGCTGGCCGGTGCGCTCGCCGCCGCCGGGTACGCGCTGCAGGGCAAGCGCGTGCACGTGGTCACCGTCAACGACTACCTGGCCCGCCGTGACGCGGAGTGGATGAAACCGCTCTACGACCTGCTCGGCGTCGGCGTCGGCTGGGTCGAGCCCGCGCACAGCAGGGACGAGCGGCGCGAGGCGTACGGCCAGGAGGTCACCTACGGCGCGGTCAGCGAGATCGGGTTCGACGTCCTCCGCGACAGGCTGGTCTCGCGCGCCGAGGACCTCGTGCAGCGCGATCCCGAAGTCGCCATCGTGGACGAAGCGGACTCCGTGCTCGTCGACGAGGCTCGGGTGCCGCTGGTGATGGCTGGTTCGGTCGACGCGGCGTTCGCGGACGAAGAGGTCGCGAACGTGGTGCGCAGGCTTCGGCTCGGGCTGCACTACGAGACCGACTCCGACGGCCGCAACGCGTGGCTGACCGCTGCGGGCGCTTCCGTGGTCGAGAAGGCGCTCGGTATCGACGACCTCTACGGCGAATCGGCGGACTCCGGGTCGGCGAGGCTGGCCGCGGTGAACGTGGCGCTGCACGCGCACGCGCTGCTCACCCGCGACGTCGACTACCTGGTCCGGGACGGGAAGGTGCAGCTCATCAACGCCTCGCGCGGGCGGGTCGCCGAGCTGCAGCGCTGGCCGGACGGGCTGCAGGCCGCGGTGGAAGCGAAGGAACAGCTCCCCGCGACGGACCGCGGCGAGATCCTCGACTCGATCACCGTGCAGGCCCTGCTCGCGCGCTACCCGCTGGTGGCGGGCATGACCGGGACCGCGGTCGCGGTCGCCGAGCAGCTGCGCGAGTTCTACAAGCTCGAAGTGGCGGTGATCCCGCCGAACACCCCGAACATCCGCGAGGACGCCGAAGACCGGATCTTCGCGTCGCCGTCGCACAAGCTGCGCGCGATCGTCGACGAGATCCGCGAGGTGCACGAGTCGGGGCGCCCGATCCTCGTCGGCACCCAGGACGTCGCCGAATCCGAAGAGCTGGCGGAAAAACTGGCCAAGGCGGATCTCGAGTGCGTGGTGCTCAATGCCCGCAACGACGCCGAAGAGGCCGCGATCATCGCCGACGCGGGTACGCACGGCCGGGTCACGGTGTCGACGCAGATGGCGGGCCGCGGTACCGACATCCGGCTCGGCGGCGCGGACGGCTCGGATCGCGAGCGGGTGACCGAGCTGGGCGGGCTGCACGTGATCGGCACCGCGCGGTACCCGTCGAGCCGTCTCGACGGGCAGCTCCGCGGGCGTTCGGGACGTCAGGGCGACCCCGGCAGCGCGGTGTTCTTCGCGAGCCTGAACGACGATCTGGTGCTGTCGAACGCGCCGGACGTGCCGGACGGCATCGAGGCCGAGGACGGCACCGGGGAGATCACCGACGCCGCCGCGCACCGGCAGATCAACCACGCGCAGCGCGTGGCCGAGGGCGTGCACCTGGAGATCCACCGCAACACCTGGCGGTACACGCGGCTGATCGAGTTCCAGCGCGCCGAGCTGCTCAAGCACCGCGACGAGGTGCTGCGCACCGGGCTGGCCGCGGAGAAGCTGAAGGAAGCGGCGCCGGAGAAGTACGAGGAGCTGGTCGAGAAGACCGGTGACGACGCCGAGCAGGTCTGCCGCGAGATCATGCTGTACCACCTCGACGAGTCGTGGTCGGAGCACCTCGCGTTCCTGACCGACGTCCGCGAGAGCATCCACCTGCGGGCGCTCGCGCGCGAGACGCCGATCGACGAGTTCCACCGGACGGCGATCCCGCCGTTCCGCGAGATCGTGCCGAAGATCGAGAAGAAGTCGGCCGAGACGCTGACCGACGCCGAGATCACCGAGGACGGCATCGACCTCGCGGCCTCGGGCGTGCGCAGGCCGAACTCGACGTGGACGTACCTGGTGCACGACAACCCGTTCGACTCGGACTTCGAATCCACGCTGCGCCGGGTGCGCAGCATGATGAAGCGCAAGAAGAGCTGA
- a CDS encoding methylated-DNA--[protein]-cysteine S-methyltransferase: MTEFALFDTAIGHCGVCWGEHGITRVQLPEGSEARTRAKVLRDHPGAAETAPPPEIRRAIDEMTALMDGERLDLLDIEVDEGVVPEFHRRVYEITRAIPPGKTLTYGEIAHRLGMPGSAQAVGQALGANPYPIVVPCHRVLAAGGGNGGFSAPGGVDTKLRMLVIEGAIAEEPTLF; this comes from the coding sequence ATGACGGAGTTCGCGTTGTTCGACACCGCGATCGGCCACTGCGGGGTGTGCTGGGGCGAGCACGGGATCACCCGCGTCCAGCTCCCCGAGGGCAGCGAGGCACGCACCAGGGCGAAGGTGCTGCGCGATCACCCCGGCGCCGCGGAAACCGCGCCACCACCGGAAATTCGGCGCGCGATCGACGAGATGACCGCGCTGATGGACGGCGAGCGGCTCGACCTGCTGGACATCGAGGTCGACGAGGGCGTGGTGCCGGAGTTCCACCGCAGGGTCTACGAGATCACGCGCGCGATCCCGCCGGGGAAGACGCTGACCTACGGCGAGATCGCGCACCGGCTCGGCATGCCCGGCTCGGCGCAGGCCGTCGGGCAGGCGCTCGGCGCCAACCCGTACCCGATCGTCGTGCCGTGCCACCGGGTGCTCGCCGCGGGCGGCGGGAACGGCGGCTTCTCCGCGCCGGGCGGCGTCGACACGAAACTGCGCATGCTGGTGATCGAAGGCGCGATCGCCGAGGAACCCACGCTGTTCTGA
- a CDS encoding DMT family transporter, producing the protein MTIEEQTAPEVRTARRNPVVLALAGSACIAASAVFMKQSGANAGTAAFLRCGLALVVLVPLAWLEWRRIGHRPGRYLLMDVGAGLLLGVDMVFWGASVLNVGASVATVLLNIQVVFFPLIARVVSGTALSARFLLTCPVLLVGVALASGAIGNPQPGSDPVAGVVFGAAAGLAYAGYLFLMRLGGGREHTTTPVCVSSAAATAAAAVLGGLWTGIDLDLSLPAWGWLIALAFLGQVVAWLLITAALPKLAPGVAAALLLSQPVMAFALGVAIGERPTVTQAAGCVLVVAAVWFTSRGRSAGQE; encoded by the coding sequence GTGACGATCGAGGAACAGACGGCGCCGGAAGTGCGCACCGCGCGGCGGAATCCCGTGGTGCTCGCGCTGGCCGGATCCGCGTGCATCGCGGCGTCGGCCGTGTTCATGAAGCAGTCGGGCGCCAACGCCGGGACGGCGGCCTTCCTCCGCTGCGGGCTGGCACTGGTCGTCCTCGTCCCGCTCGCCTGGCTGGAATGGCGCCGCATCGGCCACCGGCCGGGCCGCTACCTGCTGATGGACGTCGGCGCGGGCCTGCTGCTCGGGGTGGACATGGTGTTCTGGGGCGCCAGCGTGCTGAACGTGGGCGCCTCGGTGGCGACGGTGCTGCTCAACATCCAGGTCGTGTTCTTCCCGCTGATCGCGCGCGTGGTGTCGGGTACCGCGCTTTCCGCGCGGTTCCTGCTGACCTGCCCCGTCCTGCTCGTCGGCGTCGCGCTGGCGAGCGGGGCCATCGGGAATCCGCAGCCGGGCAGCGATCCGGTGGCGGGCGTGGTGTTCGGTGCCGCTGCGGGCCTCGCTTACGCCGGTTACCTGTTCCTCATGCGGCTCGGCGGCGGGCGCGAGCACACGACGACGCCCGTGTGCGTGTCCTCGGCGGCGGCCACCGCGGCGGCCGCGGTGCTCGGCGGCCTGTGGACGGGGATCGACCTGGACCTGAGCCTGCCCGCGTGGGGCTGGCTCATCGCGCTCGCGTTCCTCGGGCAGGTCGTGGCGTGGCTGCTCATCACCGCCGCGCTGCCGAAGCTGGCGCCGGGTGTCGCGGCGGCGCTGCTGCTTTCGCAGCCCGTGATGGCCTTCGCGCTCGGCGTAGCGATCGGGGAACGGCCGACCGTCACGCAGGCGGCCGGGTGCGTGCTGGTCGTCGCGGCCGTGTGGTTCACCAGCCGCGGGAGGTCCGCCGGTCAGGAGTGA
- a CDS encoding LysR family transcriptional regulator translates to MFRIDRLRALAAVATCGSIARAAETLHLTASGVSQQLAKLDRETGHRLLEPDGRGVRLTHAGRVLANHAHRILADLAEAEADLAGLDQEVLGPLRIGGVGSAVRALLPDVLATLLAEHPHLEPSVADGEAVDLMPRLLDGHFDLLLIESWDNLPTPLPEGLRLRTVVAEDVLVAVPENHPSAGADAIALAELAGTPWASCPPGTAPYDALVQAARAAGTEPKVRYALAEHFTQLSMVQKGLAVALLPEMSCRRGTPGVRFLPSRPALRREIKAAWLVGTPAVRACVTEIETRATAR, encoded by the coding sequence GTGTTCAGGATCGACAGGCTCCGCGCGCTCGCCGCGGTCGCGACCTGCGGGTCGATCGCCCGCGCCGCGGAAACGCTGCACCTCACCGCGTCCGGCGTGTCCCAGCAGCTCGCGAAGCTCGACCGCGAAACCGGGCATCGGCTGCTCGAACCGGACGGCCGCGGCGTCCGGCTCACGCACGCCGGGCGCGTCCTCGCGAACCACGCGCACCGGATTCTCGCGGACCTCGCCGAGGCCGAAGCCGATCTCGCGGGACTCGACCAGGAAGTGCTGGGGCCGCTGCGCATCGGCGGGGTGGGCAGCGCGGTGCGCGCCCTGCTGCCGGACGTCCTCGCGACGCTGCTCGCCGAGCACCCGCACCTCGAACCGTCCGTCGCCGACGGGGAAGCGGTGGACCTGATGCCGAGGCTGCTCGACGGGCACTTCGACCTGCTGCTGATCGAGAGCTGGGACAACCTGCCAACGCCCCTTCCCGAAGGCCTGCGCCTGCGCACCGTGGTGGCCGAGGACGTCCTCGTGGCGGTCCCGGAAAACCACCCGTCGGCCGGTGCCGACGCGATCGCGCTCGCCGAGTTGGCCGGGACCCCGTGGGCGAGCTGCCCGCCGGGAACCGCGCCCTACGACGCACTGGTGCAGGCCGCCCGCGCCGCCGGTACCGAACCGAAAGTGCGCTACGCGCTCGCCGAGCACTTCACCCAGCTTTCGATGGTCCAAAAAGGACTCGCGGTGGCGCTGCTGCCCGAGATGTCCTGCCGCCGCGGGACACCGGGCGTGCGGTTCCTCCCCAGCCGCCCCGCACTGCGCCGCGAAATCAAGGCGGCCTGGCTCGTCGGCACGCCCGCGGTCCGCGCCTGCGTCACCGAAATCGAAACCCGCGCCACGGCCCGATAG
- a CDS encoding type II toxin-antitoxin system Phd/YefM family antitoxin, with translation MSYSESRANYAETLDSVVNDREEVVITRAGHDPVVIVSLDDYESLKETAYLLRSPENARRLVSAIERLESGGGEQHELAE, from the coding sequence ATGAGCTACTCGGAGTCCCGCGCCAACTACGCGGAGACTCTTGACTCGGTGGTGAATGACCGCGAGGAAGTAGTGATCACCCGCGCTGGTCACGACCCCGTGGTGATCGTGTCGCTCGACGACTACGAATCACTGAAGGAAACGGCGTACCTGCTCCGCAGCCCGGAGAACGCCCGGCGTCTCGTCTCCGCCATCGAACGGCTGGAGTCGGGTGGCGGCGAGCAGCACGAACTCGCCGAATGA
- a CDS encoding NAD+ synthase, with protein sequence MPQLRIAIAQVNPTVGDLVGNSALAVDWIREAANAGADVVVFPEMSLTGYPVEDLALRATFAEASRRAVDELAERVAEFGDLLVYVGYLDRDEKGPRNAAAALFRGEVVARQFKHHLPNYGVFDERRNFEPGESLDIVRFRGLDIGMVICEDLWQDGGPVAALGQAGVDLVVSPNASPYERAKDDIRLPLISRRAQEAGAPVVYTNQVGGQDDLVFDGDSIVADAGGTLLARAPQFVEHLLVLDLEIEAGEHRPDGAYAGIEVRRRALGVEPREPYETIAEPPISEPLSDEAEVWYALVVGLRDYVRKNGFRSVTFGFSGGIDSALVAALAVDALGPDAVYGVSMPSKYSSEHSQSDAAELARRLGCHYRTEPVADMVQAYVGQLDLSGLAEENVQARARGVLLMALSNADGHLVLATGNKTELAVGYSTIYGDAVGGFAPIKDVFKTHVWELARWRNAEAEKRGETPPIPENSISKPPSAELRPDQVDTDSLPDYALLDDILDDYVEGDRGYADLLEAGFDPEVIDRVVWMTDKAEYKRRQYPPGTKITFKAFGRDRRLPITNGWRERRD encoded by the coding sequence ATGCCGCAGCTGCGCATCGCCATAGCCCAGGTCAACCCCACCGTCGGCGACCTCGTGGGCAACTCCGCACTCGCCGTCGACTGGATCCGCGAGGCCGCCAACGCCGGCGCCGACGTGGTCGTGTTCCCCGAAATGTCGCTGACCGGGTATCCGGTCGAGGACCTCGCGCTGCGGGCGACCTTCGCCGAGGCGTCACGCCGCGCGGTCGACGAGCTGGCCGAGCGGGTCGCGGAGTTCGGCGACCTCTTGGTCTACGTCGGCTACCTCGACCGCGACGAGAAGGGCCCGCGCAACGCGGCCGCGGCGCTGTTCCGCGGCGAGGTCGTGGCGCGCCAGTTCAAGCACCACCTGCCGAACTACGGCGTGTTCGACGAGCGGCGGAACTTCGAGCCGGGCGAGTCGCTCGACATCGTGCGGTTCCGCGGCCTGGACATCGGCATGGTGATCTGCGAGGACCTGTGGCAGGACGGCGGCCCGGTGGCGGCGCTCGGCCAGGCCGGCGTCGATCTCGTGGTGTCGCCGAACGCGTCGCCGTACGAGCGCGCGAAGGACGACATCCGGCTGCCGCTGATTTCCCGCCGCGCGCAGGAGGCTGGTGCGCCGGTCGTCTACACGAACCAGGTGGGCGGGCAGGACGACCTCGTGTTCGACGGCGACTCGATCGTCGCCGACGCGGGCGGGACGCTGCTGGCACGGGCACCGCAGTTCGTCGAACACCTGCTGGTGCTCGATCTCGAAATCGAGGCGGGCGAGCACCGGCCGGACGGTGCGTACGCGGGCATCGAGGTCCGCCGCCGCGCGCTCGGCGTGGAACCGCGCGAGCCCTACGAGACCATCGCCGAACCGCCGATCAGCGAACCGCTCTCGGACGAGGCGGAGGTTTGGTACGCGCTCGTGGTGGGGCTGCGGGACTACGTGCGCAAGAACGGGTTCCGCTCGGTGACCTTCGGGTTCTCCGGTGGGATCGACTCGGCGCTCGTGGCCGCGCTCGCGGTGGACGCGCTCGGGCCGGACGCGGTGTACGGCGTCTCGATGCCGTCGAAGTACTCGTCGGAGCATTCGCAGTCGGACGCGGCGGAGCTGGCGCGGCGGCTCGGCTGCCACTACCGCACCGAACCGGTGGCGGACATGGTGCAGGCCTACGTCGGCCAGCTGGACCTGAGCGGGCTCGCGGAGGAGAACGTCCAAGCACGCGCGCGCGGCGTGCTGCTGATGGCACTGTCCAATGCGGACGGTCATCTGGTGCTCGCGACCGGGAACAAGACGGAGCTCGCGGTCGGGTATTCGACGATCTACGGCGATGCCGTCGGCGGGTTCGCGCCGATCAAGGACGTGTTCAAGACCCATGTGTGGGAGCTGGCGCGCTGGCGCAACGCCGAGGCGGAGAAGCGCGGCGAGACCCCGCCGATCCCGGAGAACTCGATCAGCAAACCGCCCTCGGCCGAGCTGCGGCCGGACCAGGTGGACACCGACTCGCTCCCCGACTACGCACTCCTCGACGACATCCTCGACGACTACGTGGAAGGCGACCGCGGTTACGCCGACCTCCTCGAAGCCGGGTTCGACCCCGAGGTGATCGACCGCGTGGTGTGGATGACCGACAAGGCCGAGTACAAGCGGCGCCAGTACCCGCCCGGCACGAAGATCACCTTCAAGGCGTTCGGCCGCGACCGGCGGCTGCCCATCACGAACGGCTGGCGCGAACGCCGCGACTGA
- a CDS encoding S8 family peptidase yields MLLRRNWAEEVVVANKMRRVLGVAAAVVALCGAVTVPASASSPEASPPARLTSAPTVTEAPGTLVLPYVVVTGNDLLHTWWAELAVRANGGTVVSSYPQVGVVVAYSPRDGFAPAVRKVPGITAVGATRTAKIPVDWFAARKDVRYTGPGSPNSGQVPPEGTAWDVPALGVDKAHEVTTGSKRVTVGVLDTGVDDTHPDLAGAFDRRDSVSCLSGWADRGAGAWRPTLDGHGTHVAGTIAAARDGKGVVGIAPGVKLAAVKLAELDDTETPESMVCGFVWAADHGFSVTNNSYRSIPWRYTCSNQIDQAAIKLAVGRAVAYAQRRNVLVVASAGNAGIDLDQRSSDAESPADSTPAPRPIDTDCIRLPHELPGVIGAGAVDEKLLKASFSNYSASRVTVGAPGVRIWSTWPGGLFRSASGTSMSSPHAAGVAALIASAHPFLRGDRLGRALTAQATPLPCPELYDPNGDGKPDAVCAPSPTGNTFYGAGLPNAAAAVR; encoded by the coding sequence GTGCTTCTCCGGAGGAACTGGGCGGAAGAGGTCGTGGTGGCGAACAAGATGAGGCGGGTACTGGGTGTGGCCGCGGCGGTGGTGGCCTTGTGCGGCGCGGTGACCGTGCCCGCGTCCGCGTCCTCACCAGAGGCAAGTCCTCCCGCGCGGCTGACCAGCGCGCCGACCGTGACCGAGGCACCGGGCACGCTCGTGCTGCCGTACGTCGTGGTGACCGGCAACGACCTGCTGCACACCTGGTGGGCGGAACTGGCGGTGCGCGCCAACGGCGGCACGGTGGTGTCGTCGTATCCGCAGGTCGGTGTGGTCGTCGCCTACTCGCCGCGCGACGGGTTCGCGCCCGCGGTGCGGAAGGTGCCCGGGATCACCGCCGTCGGCGCCACGCGCACCGCGAAGATCCCGGTCGACTGGTTCGCGGCGCGCAAGGACGTCCGCTACACCGGGCCCGGTTCGCCGAACAGCGGCCAGGTCCCGCCGGAGGGCACCGCGTGGGACGTGCCCGCGCTCGGCGTCGACAAGGCGCACGAGGTGACCACCGGCAGCAAGCGCGTGACGGTCGGCGTGCTCGACACCGGTGTCGACGACACGCACCCCGATCTCGCCGGCGCCTTCGACCGGCGCGATTCGGTGTCCTGCCTGTCCGGCTGGGCCGATCGGGGCGCCGGCGCGTGGCGGCCCACTTTGGACGGTCACGGCACGCACGTCGCGGGCACGATCGCGGCGGCGCGGGACGGCAAGGGCGTGGTCGGCATCGCGCCGGGGGTGAAGCTGGCGGCCGTGAAGCTCGCCGAACTCGACGACACCGAGACCCCCGAAAGCATGGTGTGCGGGTTCGTCTGGGCCGCCGACCACGGCTTCTCGGTCACGAACAACAGCTACCGCTCGATCCCGTGGCGGTACACCTGCTCGAACCAGATCGACCAGGCCGCGATCAAACTCGCCGTCGGCAGGGCGGTGGCCTACGCGCAGCGCCGGAACGTACTGGTCGTGGCGTCCGCTGGGAACGCGGGCATCGACCTCGACCAGCGTTCCAGCGACGCGGAAAGCCCCGCCGACAGCACTCCGGCGCCGCGTCCCATCGACACCGACTGCATCCGCCTCCCGCACGAGCTGCCCGGCGTGATCGGCGCGGGCGCGGTCGACGAAAAGCTGCTGAAGGCGAGCTTCTCGAACTATTCGGCGAGCAGGGTGACCGTCGGCGCGCCCGGGGTGCGGATCTGGTCGACCTGGCCCGGCGGCCTGTTCCGTTCGGCGAGCGGGACGTCGATGTCGTCGCCGCACGCCGCGGGCGTCGCCGCCCTGATCGCCAGCGCGCACCCGTTCCTGCGCGGTGACCGGCTCGGCAGGGCGCTGACCGCGCAGGCGACACCGCTGCCGTGTCCCGAGCTCTACGACCCGAACGGCGACGGCAAACCGGACGCCGTCTGCGCGCCTTCGCCGACCGGGAACACCTTCTACGGCGCGGGCCTCCCGAACGCGGCCGCCGCGGTCCGCTGA